Proteins from a genomic interval of Epinephelus fuscoguttatus linkage group LG16, E.fuscoguttatus.final_Chr_v1:
- the LOC125903332 gene encoding G-protein coupled receptor 4-like isoform X1: MEVNINNTSQNNNSSLTYNYGGYEPVEFTMKVVTIIIMCIGLPLTLVAICAVRSLVKDDHVVLIYVINLLITDLIQLCCMIAWVLPKDWILSGGFILLPIYGYCLVASIGFMVCIALERYLVIACPLWYHFRRTIKVSVLVCVVVWALPAVIYCLVIATRNSATIGGILFLLPLPLFIFFLGGTLKALSASISVHSDEKRRIVGMLVLVLLIYTLLFLPTIILLLAQGSSVIDRYKLNNLSFTFVQLSPLAHLFLYIFMRKGTIDKLLASVCCCRMDSDDISSPV, translated from the exons ATGGAAGTCAACATTAACAACACTTcacagaacaacaacagcagcctcACCTATAACTATGGAGGTTATGAACCAGTTGAATTCACCATGAAAGTGGTGACGATCATCATCATGTGTATCGGCCTTCCTTTGACCCTTGTGGCCATCTGTGCTGTTCGTTCCCtg GTGAAAGATGATCATGTTGTTCTGATCTACGTCATCAACCTTCTCATTACCGACCTTATTCAGCTCTGCTGCATGATCGCTTGGGTGCTGCCTAAGGACTGGATACTCAGTGGTGGATTTATCTTACTTCCAATTTACGGCTATTGTCTGGTGGCCAGTATTGGTTTCATGGTGTGCATCGCCCTGGAAAG gtatttggtcatcgCCTGCCCACTGTGGTACCACTTCAGACGAACCATCAAGGTCTCTGTGCTGGTCTGTGTCGTGGTCTGGGCCCTTCCTGCTGTCATTTACTGTCTTGTTATTGCTACAAGGAACTCAGCAACCATCGGTggcatcctcttcctccttcctctcccacTGTTCATATTCTTCCTTGGTGGGACCCTCAAAGCCCTGTCTGCTTCCATCTCTGTCCACTCTGACGAAAAACGAAGAATTGTAGGAATGTTGGTCCTGGTGCtgcttatttacacactgttgtTCCTGCCCACCATTATTTTGTTGCTGGCACAGGGAAGCAGTGTTATCGATCGATATAAGCTAAACAACCTATCTTTCACATTTGTGCAGTTGAGTCCTCTGGCACActtatttctgtatattttcatGAGGAAAGGGACCATTGACAAGCTGTTGGCTTCTGTGTGTTGTTGCAGAATGGACAGTGATGATATCAGCAGTCCAGTGTGA